Part of the Emys orbicularis isolate rEmyOrb1 chromosome 10, rEmyOrb1.hap1, whole genome shotgun sequence genome is shown below.
ttgtttttctttctcagctcttccccggagtggGGGGTGaaagggtaccccacaggaagaaaTTCCCAAGTGCGTCTTCCTGGCTTCcaaaaggggttttgcatttgggtggtggcagcatttaccaacccaacgtcagagaaaagctgtaaccatgggagtttaataccaagcctggagtggcaagaattaattgttttaaatccttgtgggcccccatcttctgcactctaagtgccagagtggggaatcagccttgatagTGCCTCACAATGGTTTGTCACAATGCTTCTTAAGAGCCTATGAACTCATTTGTTTGCTAGCACCATATGGCAGAGCATTGTGACTGCACCTAATGACATGAGAGTTTGTTCATATTCTTCAAGAGAACTTTAGGGCACTCAGTACTTTGCAGGATTAGGATCAGAATTATGGGCAACACATTTCTTCTTGTTTGTATGTCatttaatacaggtataatttttcattttcacaggACTATGTCTATATTTCTTGTAAAATGCCAAGATTtactttagagagacaaggtgagtaagTAAGATAATATCTATCATTAGACCAACTTCTGGTCCAatgaaagacattacctcacccatcttgtctctctaatatactaggcccaacacagctacaacaccactgcatgcaAGATTTAATTTATAGGCCAAATTAAacattgtttgatttttcttttgtgttgttatgctttttccatttataaatataggacattttcattggcattaaatcaaatttgttttaattttctgaaTAGATAATAGTCTTTACAATTACtatatgatttttaaattctGTATACCATGTATGATATACTTTGtataatgtatttattatatggagatacacctatctcatagaacttgaagggaccttgaaaggtcatggagtccagtcccctgccttcactaacaggatccccaggtccctaaatggccccttcaagggttgaattcacaaccctgggtttagcaggccaatgctcaaaccactgagttatccctccccctcccaaggtATTGCCTATCTAGCCATAACCTCTAGCCACCAGTAAACATGATAAATATTTTCTGGTGATGAGATAAATCTACTTCAGGCTTTCAAAGAAATATGagttgttaaaaatatttaacaaaaaaattcttAATCTCTTCCAGGTGGCACATCATTATTAAGAGCTTGGAGTAAAGAGAAAGAAATAGGGCCAGATACCCAGCTCTTATATCCGGCCCATTATAACCACGACAATTTGCCTACAGCTAATAATTATTTAACTGTTCCAATAGTTGGATATTTTTACTGTGTACTCTGGAAATCCTCCTATCTTTGTTCAATTCTACTACATACATAAATGATATCAGTTTTGTTTGCTGAATATGTTCATAATGTAGTTTTAGTCCAGGCATTTCAGATTACTTGATGTTGCTTTGGCTTTAGGGCTTTGTCAGAAGATCACCACAAATTTTTtgaaaatgcaaaatgaaattctgtCACCCAGAAGGGTTCATCCAGATTATTGGACTTGAACACTTCAATCGATGTAGAACATGGTCCTCTGCTGTAAGCACAGTGTGGTTTTGGCAACATTAGTGAGGTTATAAAATGTATCTTGTGCCATTAGTTATTAAAATAACTATGTACCCTGGCCTAAGTACAAAAATTGTTACATTACCTTAATGTTGTAACCAAAAAGAGCAAGGACATTTGACTGGAATACTTATTATGCCAGAACATTCAAAGGTCTGAAGTACCAGTGGGTGATTTTACAAAAGCTGtaggtgaaatcctagctccactgaTGGCAAAACTTCCTTGGCAAAACAAGTACATTCAATTGACCCAAGAATTCACTCTCTGGCAGCTGCACAATATGTGAGCACAGAAAAGCTCAAGGATGATGCTTCAGTCTTAACATTGAATTTTCATTCATATCAAAATCATAATTCTAAAAAATATTTAAGAGAGAAGAATTGGCTCCTTTGGTCTATTGAGAAATTCCATCTCATAACACTGTAGCAGCAGGAAGACCTGAAGGAATGAAGCAGGACCGTGCTTTCTAAAACTCCAAACAAACTTTAACGCAACTAGAGCCCTCACATTGCATCTACTGCCTGCCTGGAGCTGACAAGAGGCAGCACCCCCgtccctccccaccaaaaaaacccactttgtTTAAATTACCAATCTCCCCGCCTTTCTCAAACCACACCCACCTGCAACCCAGCCAACAGGAGCGGGGAAGCCCATTACAATATATGACTGAAATTAGCACATTTTGAcattctctcccacccctccatgAACATGGACAGCCCAGGATGCAGCGTAACTGGTGGGGCTATGCTGCTTGTGAGGAGCTCTTGTAGGGCCCTGCGTTcccttttattttacattataataATCTTGCACCTACATAAGCCCCGATCCTGTGAACACTTAAGAATATGCTGAACTTCACACCTTGTAAATAGTCCCTTTCCCTTCAATGAAGctaacatgcttaaagttaagcgtgtgcttaagtaTAAGCAGGACTGCGGCTATAGACTTTACATATTCAAAGCCCAGTAAGAAGGTGAATTGATTAACTCTCACAAGCCCTTTGTGAAGTGAATGAATATTAATATTGTCCACAGTAACAAACATGTCCCTGGATTCAGTTAACATTTACCTGCCAGCAACTTGAAACACTTTAACATTAATACTTTTAAGCTAGTTTGCAATTTTTTCAAAGCTTTATCTGTAATATTACATACTACCTCCGTTACGTGGTTTTTATAAGCCCTCTTGCAATTCACTGGTATCACATATACGAAGGctaaaattaacaaaacaaaaaaaccatggTACAATATGGAAACTAAAATCAGAGGCATAAAAATGCATATCATGTTCTATTCTACTTAATGTATTGAGTCTATTGTATTATTCTTAATGGATGTAGCAAAAATCCCAATGCCAGCTAGCAAAATGAATGCCTATCTTGTAGCTATGTTATCATCAGAAAGCTTTATTACAAGGCTGTGACATCAAAGCAGTACAATCTGTCttcatttagggtctgatccagttCCCATTACAGTTAAAGGGAGTcttttactgacttcagtgacagttGGATATGATCCTTTGAGCACAAGAAAAATGCCAGTCACCTTttatagcagtggtgggcaacctgcggcccatcaggattATCCGATGGCGagccgcgagacagtgtttacatttggATTTGGACTAAATTCAACCTATGATGTGTGACCAATTTACCCTGTCACCAAATACAAACTATTAACAGttgtttaaaaagcaaactggaaGTTAGAAAAACGTAAAGTTTTCctcctgttttctttctttcagaattttttttataaaattgcAGAAGGGAAGACATATTTTATATatgatttttttagaaaaagccATGATAttcctgttaatttccttctCAACTAGGTAAAAAACACAAGACAGGAAGTTGGTGAATAATGCTAAAAATTACATACACACTTCTGGATTCCTATCACAGCATGAGCTACTCAGCCTTCCCTCATGTGGTTAGCACAATATCATTAGAGCCCCTTGGTGTGTATAGGCTTTATAGCTCAGTAGCCTGTATAGTGCCCtttatttaaaggaaaacaaaggtAGAATACAAAGAAACACTAGTTTTCACAAACACGGTGTAGAATAATCCAGCTCACATTGGTAGTGATGAAATAATTACAAATCCAAAGACTGCTTAATAGTCTAACATGAGAATTGTGGGTCACAGCCTATTTTATTCCAGAATGCACCATCAAAGCCATCTGCGTGAGCTTGTAGCTATGCAATGCACCACAGTGTCCAAGTTCAGGCCCCAAGttcccatagggtgaccagacatcccgatattagGGGATTATTCttatacatttttctttctccctccaccccGAAAAATAAAGTGTCCCAattttccacacttgctatctggtcaccctacctggaccAGCAAGGGATGGGAACACTACAAAGACACATGGGTGCTGGAACCAGGGGTGCAGGGACTGCTGCTACTCTCCCTGCCTTGAAGTAGTTTCccttatatacagggtttacagtttggttcaatggctctcagcaacccccatacaaattgttccagcacccctgcaaagACATCACACTCAACCCCTTGGAGTGATCCCATCTGAGCATCCAGGATGGAGCCAACAGACCCTTGAAAGAGGATCACTTCACTCAGTGTCAAGCTTTTGAGGCGGGCAGGGGAAAGTAAATGGAGAATGTGGAAATTCCAGTGGACTGAAGATTTAAATATACACAGAGATACAACTATCCTCTCATCCTAGCTGAGGTTCCTCTCACCTTTGTGATGGCTAAAAAGGCTTATGTGAGGACACTGGCACTGCCATGATGTCAGTGGCCAGGACAtgggcagtcatgcctagtggttggcACAGGCAccagagcccagggtcagagccaCAGTCAGAGCCTAGGTACCAGAACTGAAATTAGGAATCAGATCCAAGGATCAGAAACAGGTTCCCTGAAGTGGGGCAGGGCTAGAACAAGCACACACAGGAGCTAGCTCAGCCATGAGTACATGATTTGAAGAgacactgaactgctgctgggcttaagtgCTGGGCTGCTGACTCTTCAAACCAGTCAGGGGGTGTAGTCAATCAGGCAGCCAACTACAGGCCAGCTGTTTTTGTTAGGTTCCCAGGAGCGTGGCTCTGCTGCAGGTCCTGATTCCTGGAACATGGTTTGTGCTGTACCTTTTCTGGGGATACCTAAAGGACCCCAGTCTCCTTCACAACATTATATCCAATGTGGCcgttttaaagaagaaaaacttATGGTAGGGGCTAATAGTGTCCTTAATTGATTCTGCCTGCTCTAGTAATCACACCTGAGTGTCTAAGCTTCTGatcctcctctcacttacaccaatgtaaagcAGGAGTATCTCCAATGGAGCCAACAgaattacaccagtataaaactggAGGAAAATAAAGATCTTTGTTCCTAAAGCAATCTTTCATTTATATAGGTTTTCATactctaaggcagtgtttcccaaccttgggacgccgcttgcgtagggaaagcccctggtgggccgggccggtttgtttacctgccacgtccgcagctCCGGCCGATCGCGtatcccactggccgcggttcgctgctccaggccaatgggagctgctggaaacaaacctgcccggcccgctagggactttccctacacaagcggcgtcccaagtttgggaaacactggcctaaGGATGATgttacattagataggataaGATGTATGAGGGCTATAAAACCCTCTTGCTTCAGGGTATAGCCAATCTCTAGCTGATAGGTGTTGAGAAGAAACTTCTCCTGTGAACAAGTTGtgccataattgtccattatggggATTCTTGCATCTACTTCTGACACATCTGGTGAAGGCCACTGCCGGAGAGAGGATTCTGAACTAAATGAACCAATGGTCTGAGTGtgacaattcctatgtttctcTGGTGCAAATGGTCATAGCTTCATAATGGAGCTATGAGAATTTATATCAGCAGAGAATCTGCCCCATAATATTTTGTAAGATAGCTCATTGAATAGTCAAAATGGGTAGTCAAGGCTACTATGCTGGGTTTTTTCCCGTAAAATCAGCAAAAAGTTCATAGTCATTTTCAAACCGACTTCCATTCTCCAGCTCCTctgcaaagaaaaacaatttcATGGTCAGTAGAGAACTTTTAGAAATGGTTTTAGAGAAAGTCATATATTTCAGCATTCATTATATCTTCTGAATAACAATCTCACACTAATTTTCCACTCAGGTTTCAGTTACACTGATATCAAAGCAATTGCATATGACAGGAAACTATGGCTCATTACTAtcaaagtgatttattttttacTGTAAAAAGGAGTAGTAGTGGGGATTTCATGTCTGTTTTACAAAGGCAAATTAGTGCTCAAGAGAAATACGGGCCAGAACAATGGTACCAACACTCAAGAATACAACTTTGATAATTCTGAGCTTAAATGAACCATAAAAGGCCTTTCTGTGTGTATTCAAAGCCATACGTGACAGGAAAGCAATTTACCCACTGTCTCCTGGAACTCCCCTGCATTGCTGGGCAAGAACAGATGCTGTGCTTCCCCAAAGGAGAGTGTAGGGTGGAGCAGGTCGGGCCATGGCCATACCATCTCCCTGCATCTTTTATTCCACTTTTTGGGCAGCTTGTGTCCCAAGAAGCAGTTCCTGCACTCAGGAGATCACAGAGATTGCAGTTATGGCAAACCAATGCACTGCTCCTTGTGCCTTCTCCCTCATGCATGGTTTGCACTAGCTGAAAGCTCACAGCTGTCTAATGTGTGTGATCAATTTAAGGTTTGCTCGGGCTAAACAATTCCCTGATTAGCCTGTTCCTTTTGCCACAGATTTGAAATTCCGAATCTACAGCTTACACCGCTCAAAAAGGGGAAGATACAAGGAATAACTAATGTTCCTTACTGCTGTAGTGAGAAACAGACCCCTGAGCAGATTCATACAACTGGAAACGTATTTCCCATTTTTAGTGCatatagtaactcctcatttaacgtcgtcccggttaacattgtttcgttgttacattgctgatcaattagagaacatgctcatttaaagttgaacaatgctcccttataacgttctttggcagccacctgctttgtccactgcttgcagaaagagcagcccgttggagctagctggtgggggcttggaaccagggtggaccggcagctctcctatcagctcccctaagttcacTGTGCAGaggccgcccagcaggctatcaattgctgggcagttcaggtaTCCCTCCCCcgactgctgtgtgctgctcctgcccgcaGCCTTgaagctgctcccgggagcctcctgcttgctgtgcggggggtgggaggaggtctggcaaataaaaaaattccctggaacctatccccgcctatttacattaattcttctggggaaattggattcgcttaacatcatttcgcttaaaatagcatttttcaggaacataactacaacttaAGCAAAGAGTTACTGTACTCATATAGCCCCCTATTAGTTATACTAGTGTGACTAACCTGGGTGGTTCTATTTGCAATGTCATTTGTCAAAAATAACACTTTCTCTTACAAGTCACTTACAGGAACAGCTATTGTGGCACCACTTCATAGACTGTCTGTATTTCATCTCCTGGCCCCTTGTCAGATGCTGCAGTGTTATCCACTGTACAATAGGCTGCATTTGGGTCATCATATGGGCTTGTTCGAAGTGAACACAACACTTCATTTCTTTGCAAGTCTTTGCTGCTGCTCACTGCGTACGGGGAACCTGTAAAACAATTTCTCTGCATCAAAGAGTTTATGAATCTCacagaattaaaataaaacatccaactaaaataaatcaatcaactaaataaaatagtaattatatCCCTTTGAAAAGGACGTTAAATAAATTCTTCTCTCCTACCTCCAAATAATGGAATTTGACTCCATTCTAGTCAGCCCAGAATTAAGACCTGTGTTGGCTACTGTCTACAGTACCCCACCTCTAGTAGCTAGGAAAACGATTCAGACTCACTTAGCTGCTAGGTTCTTCTCTGGCCCCAGCACTGTTCTGTCAGTACACACAAACACTGAGAACACATGACTCCATCTTAGCACCCCAGAGAGAGCAAGAAGCATTGTTATATTCATTTTACTGAGGAGAAACTGAGTCATAGAGAGATtctgtaacttgcccaaggtcatagggACAGGATGTATGTGAGAGAGCCAAGAATTTAACTCAGATCACCCATATCCTATTCCAGTGCCTTAATTGCAAGACCATCCTCCCTAAAGAACAACTGTCTACTTAACAGAAAACTAATTTGATTAACAAAAGGTTACTTGTCAAAAAAAGCATTGGCATTATCTGAAGTTTAAAAACTTAATACCTTGCACAGACAGTATAAGAAATCTATAGTACACAATTCTCAAAATGTGCTAAGTAGACAATCACTTCAAAAAGGTTTATCAAAAACTTAATGCTCACATTCATCTCCTGGAATTTCAAGAGCATCCTGAGCtctaaaataaaaagataagGGATGAATCTATTTAGTCATTTCTATCGGTtggaaaaaacactttaaaaatgatacTACTATTTCATTGGTTATGTCCATTCAAGGACGTACCTGGGAAGTTGTGCAGATGGCTTTCCTGTAACAGATAAATAAAACACACTGTAAAGTTTCAACAGTTAAAATATTTCTGCAGATCTTACTTACTAATTTTACTTTTCCTACCTTTtgatttggttttctttttataGATCAACCATGCTATCCCACTGATGATAATAATCCCTACGATCAATCCAGTGGTGGCATACAATGGCATGGAAGCAGAGGCTAAAGAGAGGACCAGGGTTAGTAAATCTTGAAAAATGTAACCAGATGCTGGGAAAAACACTTTACTATCATCTCTATTATATGGATAGTGCTTTTCAAGTGATCAAATAATGTGAATAATACACATTCAGCAACCCATTAATGTGGATGATTCCAGGATACAGAATGCTAGTATTGGtaataaaagcagcagcaaactTGATTTCTGTAAGCTAATTTTTCTTATGAGAAAATATTGCAATATTGTACTGTAATGATGCAACACAATATATGTTACAGTAGCAATATTGCAGTGTCTTGTGAGATTACTGTGGAATACGGTAGTATTTTAATGGGTTAATGCAGCACAACTGTAAAGCATAAATACTGAggttcacatttttaaaggggCTTAAAACTGTCCTCCATTTTTGAGTCCACAGTCATTTGCAGGTACAAGTGTTGGACTCACCTGTGTTTTGCCATGAGCCCTGAAAAAGGCACAGTCCACCTCCAGGTCTTCCCCTACCCCAAGTCTAAACCCTACACCTGGTGCAGTGTATTTCTTGCAGTTCACTGTCTAGTATAGGTAGCCAATGTTTGGGGAGGCAGAGCCAAGAATCTGTCCATTCCCTGACCATTttcattcatagaatatcagggttggaagggatctcatctactccaaccccctgcacaaattaggactaatccccagacagatttttgccccagatccctaaatggccccctcaagaattgaactcacaaccctgggtttagcaggcccatgctcaaactactgaactATTCCTGCTTACAGAGAGGGGACCAGCGTGGGAGGTGGGGTGAGTGTAGAAGCTCTACAGAGCCTTCTGTCGTCCCCACACTGCAATCCATGGTATGCCTTACATCCCTCTGCTGCTGTGCAAACCTGACCTTGATTTTACCCTATAGCAATTAGGGGTGACATCctctctccattgaagtcaatgggatattTGCCATTAACttaatggggctaggatttcatgaTCCCTGGCTATGTGTTATGCTGGCACAACTCAGTGGCAAGACCTTGAAATAGTGTCATTTGTTCCTACAGTTAATCAGATTAATCCCTCAAtccaagtcatttaaaaaaatgaaatctagactgtaaactcctttgGACAAATATGGAACTGAGGTCAGAGAGATTAGGGACTAAATATCCACTAATTTTCCACATCCTCCATTTGAGATCCCTAGGACCTGCTATTGCATAGAAATTAGCATTCtacagcactttatatgttcactCCCATGGACTGAAGTTGCAGCtgtcagtgctcagcacttctgcaaatcagaccccagggtctcaagtcaggaACCTTAGTACTGGCATCTCCcaactttggagtgcttgactttgcaaccttaatgctcttttaatgtggggggggggggtaatttacTGTTTTCTTaagaaagcaaacagaaaaatcagaaaTTCTATTATGTGACATCATATTGATACCCACCGGGTCATCGGCAAGGTTGGGACATTTAGATCCACCACAAAGACCTATGCCATGTAAGCTAACAATGtcactgatagcagtagtagtaggttgtcatgtggatcagcactagagggggacaggACACCTTCCCCgtgagtttcacagatatttgctgacagcagaagaatggtgagactcaggaatcttgacTTCCATGCCAGACTCTGGAGGGGATGGCTCTAGCAGGCATGAATTCTTCTGCCCAATCCCTTCCCAGCATGACCCCTTTTGCCCCATCCTCTCAAAcatgtccttgtcccagtcctgtcacTTCTCCATCCCAGTCCTATTCTCCTTGCCTACCCTAATTGCAGTCACCAGTCCTCTTACCAATGCTTGCCTCCAGTCTCCCCCTCCCGCACTCATCTTCTCCATCcccactggttcccagtcccattctccctccctcgGCTCCTTGTCTAATCGCAGCAttttccccaccccatcctggcTCCTTAGAACACTATTTTTTGCCCAGCCATTCCcacttctttccccccaccccacacatccTGGCTCATCAGATCTCTGAccctccctttcctcctccccccatcccactgcTTCTCAGTCCCAGGCACCTTGCACAGCCAATCCCAATCTCATCCCAGTTCTCATCTGATCTCAGTGTCCCCCGCCACCTACTGGCTTCTAGTGTCcttccccctgccacacacacacaaatttctgtctccagctctctgtcccagtctcccccaccccagctcccagtcccaggtTCCCTCTTCTGCCGCCCCTATCCACTAGCCTCCTGCACTCCTCCCCTATCCACTAGCCTCCTGCACTCCTCCCCCACTAAACTCCTTGTCACACTCTGCTCTCTCCACCCTCCCACCACTGGCTGGCTAGTTTCTATCATTTCttcattcctcctcctccatgaagcctgggcccagcagggaTGTCACTGTGAGCACAGAAGTTCAGTCTCAGTTCAATTGcttagaactggacacagcatggCTCACAGCAGTCCAGacctgcaattgcagggaaagtcccacTCAGCACTGGGCTGGAGCACTGGGGAATTTAGTGGGTGAAATCTAGGAAGTCTTTACTGAGCATCTGTGACTTTTAAAGGCTTATAACCTGGCCAGATTTGGGCAGACTTTCATAGGAATGGTAAAAGGGACACCGCTAACACGAAGACTGCTCTCctgccaaatgtcaagtccctATTTCAAAGCCTGGAGCACTAGATCTCTTCAAAGAAAATGTCACCAGAATTTTTAACATAGGCAAAACAGCATATTTTTCCATGGGTTGGTCTCAAAAATGGCTAAACCATTTTCACTGAAGTtttcccagcatggaaaattttatcCCAAACCAAATAgcaaaagtttggcaaaattataagcaactctGGTACCAACCCCAACTACAAAACTTCTAACTTACATGGAATGGCTTGATTCCTCACTTCTATAGAAAGGTTATTTGCAATCTTCCACACATGTTTACTTCTTGACCAGACATTTACAACACATAAATAAGTTCCACTGTCAGAGTAAGTAACATTCAAGATGGTCATATTATGGACTACATGTGTCTTGTTTGAATCTAAGCTTGTATCGTTCAATAGTCGTCCTTCGATCATCTCATCAATACAGCAATGTGTATTATACGAGAAAGAATATGGCTCTCTCTCAACAGAAGACAGGCATTTGCTTGTTTCTTTATATTTGATCCAATATATAACAAATGTTTGTCCTGATTGCTTCATTTGAAATTCACAAGAGAGAGTGATGTTACTTTCTTCTTGTACTAAATGATTATCGTGTGATTTTGCAGGAATGGTCTCAAATGTCTCCTTATCTGCAGTACAgaatgaaacaaacacaaaagatGTGACAAACATGCACTGTAACGTGTTATAACATTTTTGCCTTTGAAAGGATTCTtacaagtgtaagcagagtcaggatgagctcgaccctgacatctggtggtgaattgtggcgagttgtggaaaagaacttcaggggctgatcttgtttgcatagccACACCCACTCCGCCTAGCATGAGCCTACAGCatcccaaaatggtcactttggctgctgtgggatccccagtttctctgttattggggcaagaagaataaagtgttgttaccatgattatgtgaatcaaggccagtggaactgttttatgacagagggactcaccatcaactaagtagcactcgctagacttAAGACCCTGAAgggaaaaggatactgccaaacttacttgggggtgtgTCTTTTGCTCATgctttgtgttatgaatcctgtttgtggtgtttccccaatataatgccacattgtttccctcctttattaaaaggattttgctacactcagactccgtgcttgcgagaggggaagtcttgcctcttagaggtgcccgggGGGTGTTATgaaattgtcccaggtcactgggtgggggctcaagccggttttgcattgtgttattgaaacggaacccctagatactgaacccggcttttgttgctgccaactcagatgggcagaagggttacacaagtttgaaaattttccaaTAAAAACACCATCAGATACAGAATTCAGTGCAAAaaacattgtttcatttttatttaaagcgggggggagggtgttttattttaatgaacAATTTACACGGTATTTTTACATTAACAGGTGCAAATACCTACTGTACTATGGCTACAAGTCAGCTATTTTAAATAGccatttggggcccaatcctgtgagcagggccgacgagaggggggggaagccggtacaaattaccggcgcccggcggtccggaagggggcccggggcccggcttcccccctcctctcgtcagccctgtttagccggtctgcccttgcaGGGGagcccgaaaaaattccgggccctgcttccccggcttcccccccactctcgttggccctgtttagccagtccgcccttgctggggggcccgaaaaaaaattttcaccggggcctgaacccgctctcggcggccctgcctgTGA
Proteins encoded:
- the LOC135885076 gene encoding uncharacterized protein LOC135885076, coding for MYFLVILAFLGRITGETFFHHYENGNFTLTCNETLANGKKETVWYETGESLQEFQVINYCSNQQPIVINGPNKCSDKTKCTNQLSNSASKGGGVFACEQFTNTRTSQTCPLFTSVTHCRHYNFFIVVIINMTADKETFETIPAKSHDNHLVQEESNITLSCEFQMKQSGQTFVIYWIKYKETSKCLSSVEREPYSFSYNTHCCIDEMIEGRLLNDTSLDSNKTHVVHNMTILNVTYSDSGTYLCVVNVWSRSKHVWKIANNLSIEVRNQAIPSSASMPLYATTGLIVGIIIISGIAWLIYKKKTKSKGKPSAQLPRAQDALEIPGDECSPYAVSSSKDLQRNEVLCSLRTSPYDDPNAAYCTVDNTAASDKGPGDEIQTVYEVVPQ